One Campylobacter concisus DNA segment encodes these proteins:
- the lptE gene encoding LPS assembly lipoprotein LptE, whose protein sequence is MRYFLAFFIAIFICGCGYKPVSKITHDLVGDKIYVDVIISKEEPKNSVWIKDAVKEGMVARLNKNLSSKESADTSIIVSVNNLSYEAIIYDEFGYITSYKAHLSLNYKTKFKDGSVVDIPATGEYDFSVARRQKDVRFADSILSDTQKYEAIKEASKEAFDEYIANLAVKGYRNGSSNR, encoded by the coding sequence TTGAGATATTTTTTAGCGTTTTTTATTGCGATATTTATCTGCGGATGTGGTTATAAACCAGTTTCAAAGATCACACATGATCTAGTTGGCGATAAAATTTACGTTGATGTGATTATCAGCAAAGAAGAGCCAAAAAATAGTGTTTGGATAAAGGATGCTGTAAAAGAGGGTATGGTCGCAAGGCTAAATAAAAATCTATCAAGTAAAGAGAGTGCTGATACTTCGATAATAGTTTCAGTTAATAATTTAAGCTATGAAGCGATCATTTATGATGAGTTTGGCTACATTACGTCATATAAAGCACATTTAAGCTTAAATTATAAGACTAAATTTAAAGATGGCAGCGTAGTTGATATTCCAGCCACTGGCGAGTATGACTTTAGTGTCGCAAGACGTCAAAAAGATGTAAGATTTGCTGACAGTATTCTTAGTGATACTCAAAAATACGAAGCTATCAAAGAGGCATCAAAAGAGGCCTTTGATGAGTATATCGCAAATTTAGCGGTAAAAGGATATAGAAATGGCAGCAGTAACCGTTAA